In the Sus scrofa isolate TJ Tabasco breed Duroc chromosome 6, Sscrofa11.1, whole genome shotgun sequence genome, one interval contains:
- the RER1 gene encoding protein RER1: protein MSEGDSVGDSVHGKPSVVYRFFTRLGQIYQSWLDRSTPYTAVRWVVTLGLSFVYMVRVYLLQGWYIVTYALGIYHLNLFIAFLSPKVDPSLMEDSDDGPSLPTKQNEEFRPFIRRLPEFKFWHAATKGVLVAMVCTFFEAFNVPVFWPILVMYFVMLFCITMKRQIKHMIKYRYIPFTHGKRTYRGKEDSAKTLTS, encoded by the exons ATGTCCGAAGGTGACAGCGTGGGAGACTCTGTCCATGGGAAGCCTTCCGTGGTGTACAGATTCTTCACACGGCTTGGGCAG ATCTACCAGTCCTGGCTGGACAGGTCGACGCCATACACGGCCGTGCGATGGGTGGTGACGCTGGGCCTGAGCTTCGTCTACATGGTGCGCGTTTACCTGCTGCAG GGCTGGTACATCGTGACCTACGCCCTGGGGATCTACCACCTGAATCTCTTCATAGCTTTCCTCTCCCCCAAAGTGGACCCTTCCCTGATGGAGGACTCAG ATGATGGCCCCTCGTTGCCGACCAAACAGAACGAGGAGTTCCGGCCCTTCATTCGAAGGCTCCCGGAGTTCAAATTTTG GCACGCAGCGACCAAGGGCGTCCTCGTGGCCATGGTCTGCACCTTCTTCGAGGCCTTCAACGTCCCGGTGTTCTGGCCCATCCTGGTCATGTACTTCGTCATGCTCTTCTGCATCACCATGAAGAGGCAGATAAAG CACATGATCAAGTACCGGTACATCCCGTTCACGCACGGCAAGAGGACGTACAGGGGCAAGGAGGACTCGGCCAAGACGCTCACCAGCTAG